AGACCCCAAGACCGCACTGCCTCCTCATCTCCCTCATCTCCCTCATCTCCCTAGAATTACTAGCTTTAACTGCAACTTAACTTATTTATTGGCTTTTCTTAACTATTTTTTACGCCCAGTTTAGTTATTCTATCTGTGGATAGGCATTATTTTTTACAAATAAACCCTACCCAGATCAAACATGGCGATCATCTACGATACTTTCCTAGCATTGGTCTTGTGATGCGGCCCCTGCTAGGTTTATTTTTAACCATATTTACCCGTGTCTTAGAGAGTATCTATAAATCAGTACCTAATCACGAAGCACCAGTTCAACTCAAAACTTTTAATTATTTTTAATCAGAATTAATAGATAGTTTTAAATATCGGGTTTTTGCAAAAAAATTCTACATACCTTTTTGAAATTTAGCTTGCTCATTAAGGATAATTTTTCTAGGAAAATTTAAATAACTCTTAATATTATCTTCATTTGTAGTTAAATAATTAGTATAAATAGTAAATATTATAGCTAAAAAAAAGCTGTAATTGCAGTATAAGCTATTCCAAAAAATTCGGAGTAATATGACTCTTTCAACCAATATTTTGCATCGCTTATTTACTACTACAATGGTAGTATCTGCGGTTGCAGTTAGTCCTACTTTTACAGCGATCGCTCAAGCGCAAACACTCAATGGTGCAGGAGCAACTTTTCCGGCTCCCCTTTATGAAAGATACGCTCGTGAAGTCAGAAAGAAACATCCAGATTTAAAAATTAACTACCAAGCAATTGGTAGTGGTGGTGGTATTCGTCAAGTCATTGCTGGAACTGTTGACTTTGGTGGTAGTGATGCTGCAATGAAAGATAATGAAATCAATCAAGTCAAGAATGGCGTGATTTTAGTACCTACAGCAGGTGGTGCAGTTTCTGTTGTTTACAATCTTCCTGGTGTCAATAACCTGAAATTGTCCCGCGCTACATTGCCAGCTATTTTTTCTGGTCAAATCACCAACTGGAATGACCAAAAAATTAAAGCTGATAACCCTGGTGTAAATCTACCAAATCAAAGGATTAAATTTGTAGTTCGTGCCGATAGTAGCGGTACAACTTTTATTTTCACTAACCACTTGAGCGCTATAAGTGCTTATTTTAAAGGTAGAATTGGAGCTAACACTGCTCCTAAATGGACTTTACCAAATGCCCTCAAAGGTAGAGGTAACGCAGGTGTAGCTGCTTTAGTAGCACGTACTCCTGGATCTATTGGTTATGTAGAATATGCATACGCCACTCAAAACAATTTAAAATCAGCACTGATACAAAATAAAAGAGGAGAATTTATAGCTCCTTCTTTACAGTCCGCAAACACTGCTTTGTCAAATGTGAATTTTCCAAACAACTACCGCGTTTTTGTCGGAGATCCAGGACAGGGTTATCCTATAGTTGGTCTTACCTGGATGATGATTTACAAAAACTATCCTAATGCTTCCAAAGCTAATGCCGTCAAAAAATGGATTAATTGGGTATTGCAAGATGGTCAACAATATAATGATGACCTGAACTATACCAAAATTCCCTCTGACGTTGCTAATCGGGTACTTCAGACAGTGAATAGCACTGTTAAATAAACCCAAATTTGTAATTTTACAACTTACTTTTTATCTGGGGTGGGCTAACAACTCACCCTAATTACATGAAAATATTCTACTATCTTGATTTGCAATGGCAAATTCATCTGAACCAGCCGATAAAAGTTCATCTCTTCCACCGAATTTAAGTGATGACAAGATTGATTTGATAGCCAAGGACGGCGCAAATTTTTGGATTGATCAAGGATTTACATGGTTAGTATATACTTTTGCAGTCATTACCGTTGCAGTTTTATTAGTGATGAGTTGGGTAATTTTCCATGAAGCTCAACCGGCTGTTGTTAAGTTTGGAATTGGGTTTTTATGGGGTCAAGATTGGGATACAGGTAATCAGATTTTTGGTGCATTACCTTATATTTATGGAACCTTAGTAAGTAGTGCGATCGCTATTTTATTTGCTATCCCCATAGGAATAGCTATTGCATTAGTAACTAGTGAAAAATTTTTACCATTATCTGTGCAAACAGCCCTAGCATTTATTATTGAATTAATTGCAGCAATTCCCAGCGTTATTATTGGGCTATGGAGTATTTTTATTTTTATTCCTGTTTTAGAACCCCTGCAAAAATGGTTAGCTAGCAATTTTAAATGGATAGCTTTATTTAATTCAGAAGATCCTATAGGCACCAATATGTTAACTGCGGGAATTATTCTTGCAATTATGATTTTGCCGACAATGGCAGCAATTACCCGTGATGTATTACTGGCAATACCCAAAGAATTACGCAGTGCAGCAATGGCTTTAGGTAGCACCCGTTGGGAAACAATTTTTCGTATATTATTACCAGCTGGATTTTCGGGTATTGTCAGTGCCGCTATGCTTGCTTTAGGACGTGCTTTGGGTGAAACAATGGCTGTAACTATGGTGATTGGTAACTCTGCCCAAATTAGCGCTTCCTTACTCGATCCAGCTTATACAATTCCCTCTGTATTAGCTAATGAATTCGCAGAAGCTGAACCAGGATTACACATTGGTGCTTTAAGCTATTTAGGTTTAATTTTGTTTGGTTTGACTTTAGCTGTAAATATTGGTGCTGTATTATTAGTGCAGTGGTTTAGTAGGAAAAATAAATATTAATATTAATGGTTTTTTAATACATAGTAAGGTAGCATTGTGGCTTTCTTATGGGACTGGCTCTCTAGGCATTAGTGTCAACAATCATGCGTATAGTGATGTCCTGCAAGGAACTGAAGTTCCTTGCTAATAGCAAAAGTCATCTCCAGATGACTAAATATTCCCAAAAATCTTTAGTCTACTGAAGTAGACTTTAGCTATTAGCCTGAGAATTTATTCCCAGGCAGGTAACTTCATCCACATGAAAAGCGCTGTAAACAATTTCAACAAATCAAAAAATTAAAAATTAGTATGAGTGGTTATCAAAACTCTGAAATAAATGAATCTATAGCATCTGATTTATACAGACCATTGCCGATAAAAAGACTATTATTTACTTATGGAATGAATGCGATCGCCTTTGCTTTGACAGGTTTAGTATTGATTCCATTACTATCTATTCTGTGGGAAATTATCCAACGAGGAATATCCGGTTTGAAACCGGAAATGTTTGTCAAATCAGTAATTGACTATGGGTTTGGTAATGCCATTTTGGGAACTATAACAATTGTAGGTATTGCTTCACTATTAAGTATTCCTGTAGGAATATTAACAGGTATATTTTTAGCAGAATTTGGTCAATCTAACCTAATAGCTCGTTTTGTTCGCATGATCACTACTATCCTTACTGGTGTTCCTTCAATTGTTGTGGGTGTGTTCGCTTATGGTGTGATTGTATTAGTCACTAAAGGATTTAGTGCGATCGCTGGTGGTTTTGCCTTAGCTGTAATCATGTTACCCGTGATCGTCCTGACAACAGAAGAAGCCTTAAAACTAATTCCCACAGACCAACGTCTAGCCTCTGCTGCTTTGGGAGGTACTCGCTTTCAAACCACTTTTCGCATCGTGGTGACTGCTGCCATACCCGGAATTACCACAGGCATTTTGTTAGCTGTAGCCCGTGCTGCTGGTGAAACAGCACCCCTACTTTTTACTGCTTTATTCAGTCTAGATTGGTCAACAGGATTGTTAACTCCAACAGCTTCTCTACCAGTGTTGATTTTTAACCTTTACAACGACCCTGATCCACAAAAAAGTCAATTAGTCTGGACTACTTCTATCGTTCTACTAGGCTTAGTTTTCTGTATCAGTCTTTTATCTCGCTTAATTATAAATAAGACAAAGACAAAATAAAAGCTAACAATATTGTTAACTAATTCCTCATCTGAATTTTCAAGTCTAAACCCAACGCCTGTAGCAGCAATCACGAAACAATAAAAGCTGGCAAAGATAAAAATAATAAGTCTTAACTTCCACTTTATTTTCCAAACATGAGTAAATTAATTCCTGCCATCAAAGTCAAAAACCTCAGCTTTTACTATAGTACTTTCAAGGCGATTGAAGGAGTATCAATAGATATTTACCAAAACCAAGTAACTGCAATTATTGGCCCTAGTGGTTGCGGTAAATCTACCTTTATTAAAACGCTCAATCGCATTAGCGAATTAGAAGGTTCTGTAAAAGTCGAAGGACGTGTAGAATTTTTTGGTCAGAATATTTACGATCATCGCATCAATTTAAATCAGCTACGTCGCCAAATTGGCATGGTGTTCCAGAAGCCAAATCCTTTTCCCATGAGCATTTACGAAAATGTTGCTTACGGTATCAGAATATCTATGAGGCGATCGCAAGCACAATTAGATGATATTGTCGAATCTGCCTTGAAAAGCGCTGCTCTTTGGCATGAAGTCAAAGATAAGCTCAATCAATCAGCTTTCAGCCTTTCTGGCGGTCAACAACAGCGACTCTGTATTGCCCGTGCTTTAGCAGTCAAACCCAAAGTCCTGTTGATGGATGAGCCTTGTTCCGCTCTTGACCCCATCGCTACCATGAAAGTTGAGGAACTGATCCATAGTTTACGCTGCCAATTGACGATCGCGATCGTCACCCACAACATGCAGCAAGCAACTCGCGTCTCTGATTACACGGCTTTCTTCAGTACTGATGAGAGTCGTATTGGTCAAATGGTTGAATTTGGCATCACAGAGCAAATCTTTAATAATCCACTCGATCCTCGCACTCACGATTACATCTCAGGGCGTTTTGGTTAAACTGTTTTATAATAGCAATTGACCATGACGAGCAGCTTAATATTTCGCCAACATATTGTCTAAAAACCTTGTCATCTCTGGTTACTTGTGACCAAATATTAAGCTCAAGTTCACACACAGTTGGTATAACTGTCTCAAATGGTATTTTTTGATAAAAAATATCTTTAAAACCAAAATAATTTAGAACCATAGATACTGTCTAGCTGATATTTTGCACCATTCTTAATTAACCCTCTGATGGGCACTGCCAACAATGTAAAAATCAAGGTTTAAGCGAACCATTAGCAGTGCCCACCCTACATAAATGTCAATAACGCCATTGGTGCAAGATATAAACCAGTACAGTTCAGTTAAGCTAAAAACTAAAACTGATGTAGGTTGGGTTGCGCTTCGCTTCACCCAACCTACTTTTCTGCTTAACTGAAGCATATTGAGATATAAACTAGGAAGCTGTTCCAGATAACAGTTACATAAGTTAAATGTGCAACAGTTTAGCAAATAATCATGTTCAGACTGCGGTAGTAGCCTTACTTTAGCCTTACATTACTCACACTCGACTAGTATATAACCTTAAATTATAATTAAAATTTTATAAAATTTGTATGTTACTCACAGCAGCCCAAAGTAATGCGATAATCAAATGATAATTTCAGCCTAATGAATATATTATTGAGATTTGAACTCATTAGGTGATACAAAAAACGAAATATATTGTTAATTGCTTGATTGAAAATTGCTAACATTACTGTGCCATATTTCTCTAAATTTTAAGATAAACAATTGCTTTCGGCACAAACATGCGAAAATGAACATTGATTTAGCTGCAAATATCTACTATTCAATACAACTGTTTAGCTACTAATGAATGCTAGCCTCCACTTTTCCAAGCTATGATGAGTCCGTATTGGCTTCACAAACGTTTTGTTGAGTCAATATTTATTGCACACGTTTTTTAGCATGAATAAACTAATTCCAGCCATCAGAGTCAAAAATCTCAACTTTTATTACAATACCCAAAAGGTACTCGATGGAGTATCAATGGATATTTACCAAAGCAAAGTAACAGCAATTATTGGCCCTAGTGGTTGTGGAAAATCGACTTTTCTTAAATGCTTAAATCGCATGGTTGAATTAGAAGGAGAAGTTAAAATCGAAGGAAGGGTAGAATTTTTCAATCAAAATATTTATGAGCGTCGAGTCAACTTAAATCGCCTACGCCGCCAAGTGAGTATGATTCTCTCCAAGCCGAATCTTTTTCCCATGAGTATTTACGATAATGTTGCCTATGGAGTAAAAATAGTAGGATGGCGTCCCAAAGTAGAATTAGACGAAATTGTAGAATCTGCAATTAAAGATGCTGACCTCTGGGATGAGGTAAAAAATAAATTACATAAATCGGCATTAGAACTTTCTGGTGGACAACAACAACGACTTTGCATTGCCCGTGCTTTAGCAGTCAAGCCAAAAGTTCTTCTCATGGATGAACCTTGTTTTGGTCTTGATGCTACTGCTAGCATGAAAGTTGAGTCTTTGATCCAAAGTTTGCGTTTGCGTTCTGAATTGACAATGGTGATTATCAGCCACAATTTACAGCAAGTTACTCGTGTATCTGATTTCACAGCTTTCTTTTACAATAATGAAAATCGCATTGGTCAAATGGTTGAATTTGGTGTCACAAAGAAAATATTTACCAACCCTCTTGATTCTCGCACCCGCGACTATATTTTAGCTCGTCGTAGTTAAAATATTTTCTGAGTGTAAGAGCCAAAATCGCATGTAATTAATTCTGATTAGCTTTGGCAAGGCACTATTATCCACTGCTAAGTATTTATAGATGACAATTAATAAAATTTTGGGTTTGAGATTTGGGATTTAAAGTTATCTTTTGTGTAAGGGTTTTGTGAAGCTATGCGTCAATTTTTTTTATTGCCATAACCCTATTTCACCAAATTACTGATAAAAATCATTTTCCCTCATCTCCCTAATCTCCCCTTGCTTTTCATAGGTAGGCAGTTTCACGGTTATCAGATGCTTTCTTACCCTGATATAACATAGTTAAATTGCCATCTTTGATGATGGTACTAACCAGTTTGCCCTACTGTAATGTGTAAGTTATGCCAAATGACGAGCGGTTGCTGACTGTTTATGATGCTACACAGTTAAACAAAATTAGCTCCTATTTATGCGAAGCAATTATTACTATTCAAGAACAACAGCCAGAATTACTACTCGAAAAGTATAGGAATGTTGAGTGGCTGAGTTCTGCTAATAAATCAGCTTTAACTAGAAAATTTACCGAAATTTTCAGCCAAGCTCAAGATTGGGATGCACTACCTCAAAGGTTACAAGGATATCTTAAAGCTTTGCTAATTACCGAATCTATCAATTCACCAATATTAAAAGAATTAATAGATAAAATTAATCAATTAACTTATATA
Above is a window of Nostoc sp. UHCC 0702 DNA encoding:
- the pstS gene encoding phosphate ABC transporter substrate-binding protein PstS; translation: MTLSTNILHRLFTTTMVVSAVAVSPTFTAIAQAQTLNGAGATFPAPLYERYAREVRKKHPDLKINYQAIGSGGGIRQVIAGTVDFGGSDAAMKDNEINQVKNGVILVPTAGGAVSVVYNLPGVNNLKLSRATLPAIFSGQITNWNDQKIKADNPGVNLPNQRIKFVVRADSSGTTFIFTNHLSAISAYFKGRIGANTAPKWTLPNALKGRGNAGVAALVARTPGSIGYVEYAYATQNNLKSALIQNKRGEFIAPSLQSANTALSNVNFPNNYRVFVGDPGQGYPIVGLTWMMIYKNYPNASKANAVKKWINWVLQDGQQYNDDLNYTKIPSDVANRVLQTVNSTVK
- the pstC gene encoding phosphate ABC transporter permease subunit PstC, with product MANSSEPADKSSSLPPNLSDDKIDLIAKDGANFWIDQGFTWLVYTFAVITVAVLLVMSWVIFHEAQPAVVKFGIGFLWGQDWDTGNQIFGALPYIYGTLVSSAIAILFAIPIGIAIALVTSEKFLPLSVQTALAFIIELIAAIPSVIIGLWSIFIFIPVLEPLQKWLASNFKWIALFNSEDPIGTNMLTAGIILAIMILPTMAAITRDVLLAIPKELRSAAMALGSTRWETIFRILLPAGFSGIVSAAMLALGRALGETMAVTMVIGNSAQISASLLDPAYTIPSVLANEFAEAEPGLHIGALSYLGLILFGLTLAVNIGAVLLVQWFSRKNKY
- the pstA gene encoding phosphate ABC transporter permease PstA, which codes for MSGYQNSEINESIASDLYRPLPIKRLLFTYGMNAIAFALTGLVLIPLLSILWEIIQRGISGLKPEMFVKSVIDYGFGNAILGTITIVGIASLLSIPVGILTGIFLAEFGQSNLIARFVRMITTILTGVPSIVVGVFAYGVIVLVTKGFSAIAGGFALAVIMLPVIVLTTEEALKLIPTDQRLASAALGGTRFQTTFRIVVTAAIPGITTGILLAVARAAGETAPLLFTALFSLDWSTGLLTPTASLPVLIFNLYNDPDPQKSQLVWTTSIVLLGLVFCISLLSRLIINKTKTK
- a CDS encoding phosphate ABC transporter ATP-binding protein — protein: MSKLIPAIKVKNLSFYYSTFKAIEGVSIDIYQNQVTAIIGPSGCGKSTFIKTLNRISELEGSVKVEGRVEFFGQNIYDHRINLNQLRRQIGMVFQKPNPFPMSIYENVAYGIRISMRRSQAQLDDIVESALKSAALWHEVKDKLNQSAFSLSGGQQQRLCIARALAVKPKVLLMDEPCSALDPIATMKVEELIHSLRCQLTIAIVTHNMQQATRVSDYTAFFSTDESRIGQMVEFGITEQIFNNPLDPRTHDYISGRFG
- a CDS encoding phosphate ABC transporter ATP-binding protein; the protein is MNKLIPAIRVKNLNFYYNTQKVLDGVSMDIYQSKVTAIIGPSGCGKSTFLKCLNRMVELEGEVKIEGRVEFFNQNIYERRVNLNRLRRQVSMILSKPNLFPMSIYDNVAYGVKIVGWRPKVELDEIVESAIKDADLWDEVKNKLHKSALELSGGQQQRLCIARALAVKPKVLLMDEPCFGLDATASMKVESLIQSLRLRSELTMVIISHNLQQVTRVSDFTAFFYNNENRIGQMVEFGVTKKIFTNPLDSRTRDYILARRS